A stretch of DNA from Blastopirellula marina:
TAACAGGCAGTTCAATAGCGTTCTTAGACAAAACATGAACAATAATTAACGTTCGAGCGCGGAACGTCTTCAAGGCAAAACGACCTCACCCGTCTCTGTCACCTGCCAGAGACGCCCTGTGGTAACCTCCATGGCCGTGAGGAGTCCACCAATGCTGCATCCGGTATCGAGGCAGCGACAAAAAACCCATATCAAGTAGTTTGCCCGGGGAATGACCAACGATCGCGATCTTATCGTTAAGATGTGGCCGCGGAGGTTCGACTTCGATCGGCGTCAAACGAAGAAGCCGCGAAGGCTGCTCATCCAGCGGTGAATGCCAGCAATAGTTGGCGTGCGTGAAGAAGAACTGCTCGGTTTAGTAGATTGGTTGACAGGCTTCCAAGAACTGCCAATGTTGATCCGGTACGTCGGCAAGGTCTGCCGTGGACCCATATGATTTAAGCGTGAGATCGCCTCCTTTGTATAGCCAGCGATCGACCGCCTGTGCATTGCAGCGAGCGTCGATCATCATCTCGTCATGGTTTTCCCAAGATAGCGACATGCTGACACGTTTCTCGAAGAGCAGAAAGGATCTCCAAGGTCTGACATGTCTCTGGTCCGCGATTCACGTAATCACCAAGGGTTACGATGGTGTCGTCTGCCGCAGGACGGATCAGGTCTAACATCGTTTGCAAAGTGACGGCATGTCCGTGGATATCCCCGATCGCGATCAGTCGTCCGGTGGCATTTGGTCGGTTCGGCATCAAAGTTCAGATCCAACAAATGTTTCGTAACGGCACGCTATCTTGACAGCAAAATGAGAATCGTACCGAGCGAACTTTTTCGCTGCACGCTTGTCCTTCGATGAACATCGAAATTCAATAAAATGTCGCACGCCGATGTGGGGCGTGCCAGGTTGCCGTATGATGACGACAACCGTACCTAGGCGATTTCGGAAAGCGTCCTCGAATATGCTCCTCACGATCACAACCGATCATCAGCCTGCGACCGATCTCGGTTATTTGCTGCATAAGCACCCGGAACGGTTGCAATCGTTTGATTTGGCTTTTGGTAAGGCACATGTCTTCTATCCGGAAGCAGACGTCCAACGCTGCTCTGCTTGTTTGTTGCTGGATGTTGATCCGGTCGGCATGGTTCGGGGGAAGAACCGTAACCAGGGCGATTTGCTGGGGCATTACGTCAATGACCGATCCTATGTGGCCTCTTCACTGCTGAGCGTGGCGATCGCGCAGGTTCTTGGTACGGCCATGGCGGGCCGCTGCAATCAAAGGCCTGAGCTGGCGAGCACTCCCCTTCCCTTCGAGGCCCGGCTTGATGTGCTGCCAGTTCGCGGCGGCGAGCGTTTCCTGCATGAGATATTCGAACCACTGGGATACGAGGTAGAAGCTGAACGTTATCTGCTCGATCCGGAATTTCCTCAGTGGGGCGAGAGCGTTTACTACTCGGTCACGATTCGCGCGACCGTAACGTTATCCGACTTGCTGACGCACCTTTACGTGCTGATCCCGGTGTTCGACAACGAGAAACACTATTTTGTCGGGGAGGATGAATTGGAAAAGCTGCTGGCGAAGGGAGGAGCATGGCTCGCTGCGCATCCGCAGAAAGAACAGATCAGCCGCCGCTACCTGAGGAACCGCCACAGCCTATATCGCCAGGCGTTGTCGCGATTGTTAGAGATGGAATCGCCGGAGAGCGACGAGGAGTCACCAAGACCCGCAGCGCAAGAAGAAACGCTGGAACGAACGTTGAGCCTAAACGATCAGCGTCACGGGGCTGTCTTGGCTGCATTGAAGGCGAGCGGTGCGCGAAGTGTGCTCGATTTAGGATGTGGAGAAGGAAAGCTCCTGCGTGATCTACTTAACGAAAAGCAATTCGAGCAGATCGTCGGCATGGATGTTTCGTTCCGTAGTTTGGAATTCGCCCAGAAACGACTCAAACTCGATCGATTGCCGGAACGTCAAGCTCAACGACTGAAGCTGTTGCACGGTTCGTTGATCTATCGCGATCGGAGGTTAGAAGGTTTTGATGCGGCGGCACTAGTGGAAGTAATCGAGCACCTTGATTCGCCTCGCCTGGCAGCGTTGGAACGGGTCGTATTCGAGTTTGCCCAGCCAAAGACCGTCGTCGTGACCACCCCCAACCAGGAATACAACGTGATGTGGGAAACCTTGCCGGCTGGCCAATTCCGTCACAATGACCACCGTTTTGAATGGACGCAGGCCGAATTCCAAGCTTGGGCCCAGCAGGTTGCTGGGCAACATGGCTACGCCGTTCGCTTTCTGCCAGTCGGTCCAGAAGATGAAACAGTTGGATCACCAACGCAAATGGGAATGTTTACGCGAAGATTGTGATCGCCGATCCATCGAATCGCAGTACGATGATCCCTCTCGACTATTCTTAGTAACTCCCTCATGAACATCTCGATCCCAAGACTCTCTCTCGTAATTCTCATCGGTCCCAGCGGTTCTGGCAAAAGCACCTTTGCGCGAAAGCATTTCTTGCCGACGGAAGTTCTTTCGTCGGACTATTGCCGTGGACTCGTGAGTGACGACGAGAACAATCAAGAGGCGACCAGTGACGCGTTTGACCTGTTGCACTATGTAGCAGCCAAGCGGCTGGCCCGGGGGCTGGTGACAGTCGTCGATGCAACGAATGTACAGCCCGAAGCGCGGCGGCCTCTGGTTCGGCTCGCGAAGGATTACCACGTGCTGCCGGTAGCGATCGTGCTGAACGTGCCAGAAGATGTTTGCCACGAGCGCAATCGTGATCGGCCTGATCGCACGTTTGGTCCCCATGTTGTGCGGCAACAACGTTCGCAATTGCGACGGGGATTGAAGGGACTAAAGCGGGAAGGATTTCGACACGTGTTTGTGCTCGATTCTCCCGAGAAGATCGAAGCGGCTTCGATCGAACGTGTTCCGCTGTGGAATGACCGAACGGACGAGCATGGCCCATTCGATATCATTGGCGACCTGCACGGATGTGGTGACGAGCTGGAATCGCTGCTGGCATCGCTAGGCTACCAAAACCAGACGTCGGCGAAGACCGACCCGGTATGGGGAGACTCTTTTTACGCACATCCCGAGGGCCGTAAGGCGGTATTCGTCGGTGACTTGGTTGACCGGGGGCCACGTGTGCTGGACTGTGTGCGGATCGCGCGGAATATGGTGCAGCACGGAAGCGGTTTGTGTGTTCCAGGTAACCACGATATGAAGCTGCTGCGCAAATTACGTGGTAAGAACGTCAAGCTGACGCATGGTCTGGCTGAGACGATGCAGGAGATCGATGCGTTGTCGGACGATGTTCGCCAGCCACTTTGCAAGCAGCTAAGTGAGTTTCTCGACGGGCTGGTCAGTCACTACGTATTAGACGACGGTAAACTGGTCGTCGCGCATGCCGGGATGAAGGAAGCGTATCAAGGACGCGGCTCCGGCAAGGTACGCGAGTTCGCATTGTTTGGCGAAACAACCGGGGAGACTGACGATTTCGGTTTGCCGGTGCGCTACAACTGGGCTGCCGAGTATCGCGGTTCGGCGATGGTCGTTTATGGTCATACGCCCGTCCCAGAACCAGAGTGGCTCAATCATACGGTTAATGTCGACACGGGCTGTGTATTTGGTGGCAAGCTGACGGCCCTGCGTTATCCGGAACGGGAGTTCGTTTCGGTCCCAGCGGCGAAGACCTACTGCGAACCAAGCCGTCCCTTTTTGCCGCAGCATGACTCAGCCGAAACGCTCTCTGCACAACAGCTTCATGATGACATCCTGGAAGCCGAGGACGTCTTGGGGAAGCGGATCGTATCGACGCGCCTTCATCACAACGTCACGATTCGGGAAGAGAACTCGACCGCCGCGCTGGAAGTGATGAGTCGTTTCGCGGCCAACCCGAAGTGGTTAATTTACCTACCACCGACGATGTCTCCATGTGAGACGTCGCAGGAACCAGGCTTGCTTGAGCATCCGGCCGAAGCGTTTTCATACTTCCGTAGCCACGGTGTCCCGCAGGTTGTTTGCCAAGAGAAGCACATGGGCTCGCGCGCCGTCGTAGTGGTATGCCAAGATGAAGAGGCCGCTCGACAACGCTTTGGCGTTTCCGAAGGGGAAATGGGAATCGTCTATACGCGTACTGGTCGTCGCTTCTTCACGGATGTAGAGGTAGAGAAGCAGTTGCTCGATCGGCTGCGGGCTGCGCTGACTGCGACAAATTTCTGGAAAGAGTTCAACACCTCTTGGGCTTGCTTTGACTGCGAGCTGATGCCCTGGTCGGCTAAGGCTCAGGAGCTTCTGCGTAGTCAATATGCTGCGGTCGGAGCAGCTGGTAATGCGGCTTTGCCACATGCCATCTCGGCGCTGACACGCACGTTTCAGCGGATGGGTGACGACAACTGGCGTGATGCCTATCCCGGTTTGGCAAATTTCGAGAGCCGATTCAACAATGCGCAGGCATTCGTTAAAGCGTACCGACAATATTGTTGGCCGGTCGCATCGATCGATGATTTGAGGCTGGCTCCGTTCCATCTACTGGCGACGGAAGGACGCACCTATCTCGATCAGAACCACATCTGGCACATGCAAACTTTGGGAAAGATCTGCCAGACCGATCCGACGATCCTGCTGGCGACCGACTTTCAGACGGTGGACGTCACCAATCAAGCCTCCATCGACGAGGGCACTCAATGGTGGCTCACGCGCACTAGCCAGGGTGGCGAAGGGATGGTCGTCAAACCGTTGGATTGGGTGGTACGTGGCAAGAAGGGGCTGGTTCAGCCAGCCGTGAAATGCCGTGGTAAAGAATACCTACGAATCATTTACAGCCCCGATTACGACTCGGATGTGAATCTTACCCGTCTGCGTCATCGTGGCTTGGCCCGCAAACGGTCGTTGGCGTTGCGTGAATTTGCTTTGGGAATCGAAGCTCTGGAGCGATTTGTACGACGCGAACCACTTCGCCGAGTCCACGAGTGCGTGTTCGGAGTGTTAGCCCTCGAGAGCGAACCGGTCGATCCGCGGTTGTAGGCGTAATCGATGCGAATCGCCAGAAATGGTTGAACTCTACGCAGGAAAAGGGCAAGATAGCGGCAACGAAATAACCACGTCGTTGCCCGCCCCAAGCAGCTCTTTCCTTCCATTCGGTTCGTCCTGCGTGTCCCCACGTACGCGGTCGGCGGCCGAACGAATCTCGCCTACCGTTTCGGGAATCTTATCGATGTTTCGTTGCCTAGCGTTGGCCTGGTTAGCTCTCCTGCTTTTCGACCATTCAGCCTCTGCCCAAGATGGGAACCGCCTAACTTATTTGGATGAGTTCTGCGATCCGTACTATGTCGATCAGGAATTTCCCAAGTTGATCACGCCGCAGTGGGTGGGTGAAGAAGGAGTCGAAGCGGTCGTCATTCTTTCGATCGACGATATGCGTGATCCCGCGAAGTATGAAGCCTTTCTTCGGCCGATTTTTGAACGCGTGAAGGAAATACATGGTTCGGCTGGTGTCAGCATCATGACGAACTGGGTCGATCCCGAAGACCCGTTGCTTGAGCAGTGGTTGACCGAAGGAGTCGCGATCGATGCGCATACGGCTGACCATCCTTGCCCATGTTTACAAGGAGGCATCTTCGCAAACGGTAAGGGAACCTACGACCGCTGTGTCGACCGATTATTCGAGATACCTCACAATCGACCGGTCGCGTTTCGCTTTCCCTGTATGGATTCAAAGAATACGCCGAGCCCCCGGATGTTCGCGGAAGCGCTTTGCAAGACTACCGAAAAGGGCAACTTCCTGCAGATCGATTCATCGGTCGACAACGTCTTCACGGCCGACGATCCCGAACTACCACGCGACCTGGTAACCGACGCGGACGGCCAGGGACGATTTACTAAATACATTCCGTTTCCGTCTTTTGTGAACAAGATCGAGAATTACCCCTATCCGTACATTATCAGCCGCACGATGTGGGAATTTCCTTGCACGATTCCAGACGACTGGCAAGGATTCAACTTGCAGCAGCCCGCCAATCCGAAGACAGTGGAAGATTGGAAGGCCTCGCTCGATGCCACGGTCATTAAACAAGGTACGGCCGCGTTCATCTTTCATCCCCATGGTTGGATTCGTAACCAGCAGTTGGTCGACATTGTCGATCATGCCGTCGAGAAGCATGGTCGGAAGGTTGCGTTTCTCCAGTTTCGCGACTGCTTAGACCGCATCAACGACAATCTGCTGAAAGGACAACCGCTGAGAACGGCCACTGGCGAAGACAACGGCGTTCGTCTGCTGGATGTCAACGCTGATGGCTTTATGGATGTGATCATTGGCAACGACGAGCTGCAGCTTACACGGGTCTGGGATCCGAAGAAAAGCACCTGGAAGGAGACGCCGTTTCCAGTCAAGTTGGTCACGATCAGCCATAAGGAAGAACGCCTGGCCCAGCGAGTTCGGTTTGGCATTCTGGGGGGAGATGTTGTCGCGTTGGCCAGCGATGAATCGATGCGTGGAGCTTGGCGATTCGACGGCACAGCTTGGAAGGAAGAGCCACACTTGCTCAGTGGCTTGACGCTCGGCGGCAAAGAGGTCGCGTTCGCCAAAGCGGGCATCGACCAGGGAATACGGCTGCGTGATCTCGATGGCGATGGCAACTGCGAGCTGATTGTGGGATCGGTCGACTTGCGTGGTATCTTCTCTTGGGATGCTGCTGCGCAATCGTGGAAGCTGCTGCCGTTTGTTCTGCCTGAAAATACCGAGATTGTCTTTGGCGACGGGCTTGATGCTGGTTTGCGGTTTGTTGATATCGACGAAGACGGGCATGAAGATGTTGTCTTTTCCGATGAACGCCGCTTTTCGCTCGACTTGTTTACCTCGCTCGAAGAAGGATGGTCGCGGCACGTTTCGTCGGGGGCACGGAACGATGTAGGCGCAATTCCAATGATATCGCGCAGTGGCACCAACAACGGAGCATGGTTCGCGAACAACTATCTCTGGATTCAGAACGAAGATACAGCCCGGCTGCCCGATGGGATCGAGCGTATGTCGTTCGTCGACATGCTACGTCCCGTCGATACCGAGCCGAAGACCGCAGCGGCTGCCAAAGAGGCCATTCGAGTTCACCCTGGATTTCGCGTCGATCAAGTCGCGGCGGAACCGCTCGTGATGGACCCGGTTTCTTACGATTGGGGAGCCGACGGCAAGCTATGGGTGGTCGAGATGGCAGACTACCCGCTAGGTGTTAATGGTCAGCCCGGGGGACGTGTCCGTTACCTGGAAGATACGGACAACGATGGAAATTACGATGCCTCGACATTGTTTCTCACGGGGCTTAATTTCCCGACCGGCGTGATGGCATGGGGCGACGGTGTGATCGTCTCGGCCGCGCCAGATATCTTCTACGCGGAAGACACCAACGGGGACGGCAAGGCAGACCAGCGTGAGACGCTTTATACCGGATTTGGAGAAGGCAATCAGCAGCACCGCGTGAATGGATTTTGGCGTGGGCTTGACAACTGGATCTATGTGGCAAACGGCGACAGTGGCGGCTCGATCAAGTCCTTCAAAACGGGGAAGACCATCGACATTCGTGGCCGTGATCTGAGGATACGTCCAGACACGGGCGAGTTGGAAGCGGTGACTGGGCAAACCCAATTTGGGCGGGCGATGGATGATTGGGGAAATTGGTTTGGCTGCAACAATTCGCGTCCGCTATTTCACTTCATGATCGATGATCACTACTATTCGCGTGCCGCACAAGTCGCAGCTCCGACGCCACTCGATCATATTTCAACGGTGACCAATACACCGATCTATCCGCGAAGCCGCGTGCTCAGTCACTGGTCGGGCTACGTTCCACCCGCGGAAGGCGAGCCAAGTCGGTTTACCTCGGCTAGTAGTATCACGATTTATCGCGATACGCTGTTTGGGCCTTCCTTTCGTAACATGGCGCTGATCTGCGAGCCAGTCCATAACTTGATCCATCGCCATGCTCTCACACCCCATGGGCTTTCGTTTCAAGGGGAGCGGGCTGCTGGAGAAGAATTTAACGAGTTCGTCGCGTCATCCGACTCGTGGTTCCGTCCTGCTTCGCTTCGAACTGGACCGGACGGAGGCATTTGGTTCACCGATATGGTACGAGAAGTTCTGGAACATCCCGAGTGGATCGATGACGAAGAAGAGAAGCGAATCGATCTGCGAGCTGGCCACGACAAAGGACGTATCTATCGAATTCTTCCCGTAACCGTACCGGGTACGGCGATCCCCCAATTCGATCAGCTGTCGAACATGGAGTTGGTTGAACAGCTTAGCAGTACCAACGGTTGGCGGCGCGACATGGCACAGCACCTTTTGATCAAACGAGACGCAAAAGATTGCGCGGCACAGCTGAAGGAAGTTGCCTTAAAGTCTGATCAGGCACTTGGTCGACTGCATGCCCTGTGCACGCTGGATGGTTTGGGTCTGCTTGATCCGGAAGTACTCGCTGCAGCCTGCGAAGATGAGCACTCTGGCATTCGGCGTCACGCGGTTCGTCTTGCGGAAACAATGCTCGACACGTCGCCCGAACTTCAAGCGGCGATTACCAAACTGGTGGAGGACTCGGCGGCAAAGGTAACGCTTCAGGTAGCCTATTCCCTCGGCGAATGGCATGCGCCAGCTTCTGGCGAACTTCTCGCTCGATTGCTACTTGCTCATTCCAAGAACCCTTACATCACGTCAGCAGCGTTCACTTCGCTGACCCCTACTAACGTGCTGACCACGTACGATATCCTGCTTTCGGCCACGAAAGACCACCCAGAGTCAAATTCGCTTCTCCAGGAGGTGATCCGGATTGCTGTAGGCTTCCACGAGAAGAACGCTATCGAGTGGATGGCGATCAGCCTATTGCCTGCTGCGGGCGAGCCGATGAGCAGCTGGCAGACCGCAGCTCTCGCAGAATTACTGACGGCGATGAAGAGCGAAAATCTCGAAACGGATGAGATTCTCAGTAGCAAAACGCAGGCAAAATTAGCTGCGACATGCTCTCGTGCTCGCGAGGCGTTGGCGAATCCGAACGAAGATTCTGCCGAAACAAGACGAAGCCTAGCTCTGGTGGCCTGCTCAGCAGATTCCGACGAAGATGACTTGGAATTGATGATTGATCTATTACAGCCCACTAACTTGCCTGAGATTCAAACGGCCGCTATCAATCAATTGTCACAGCTGAGCTCTTCCCAAGTGGCCAAAAAGATGATTCACGATTGGTCTAACTATACGCCATCGGTTCGCACGCAACTGTTAGAAGCGATCTTGTCGCGTCCGTCTTGGTGCTCGGTCTTAATGAACGCGATTGATGACAAATCCATTCCAGCGACCGAAATTGGATCGACATCGCGTCGGCGTTTAATCGAGCATCCCAACAAAGAGATCGCTAGAAGAGCCGACACATTGTTCTCCGAAAACTCGACTACGACACGCAGTGAAGTGATCGTCCAGTACGCGGATGCCTGGACGCTGTCCGGTCGCATGTTGCCAGGAAGACTCTTGTTCATGAAGCATTGCGCCAGCTGCCATCGTCTGGAAGGTCAAGGGCACGACGTTGGGCCTGACTTAACCGCGCTGACCAATAAGTCGCCAGAAACGCTCGGCACGGCCATTCTTGATCCTAACCGAGCGGTAGAAGATAAGTTCCTGGAGTATGCAGCATTGACGCTCGATGGTCGCGCGTTTACCGGGGTTCTGACTGCCGAAAGCAGTGGAAGCGTCACCCTCCTGGGGCAAGACAATAAAAAGCAAACGATTCTCCGCAAGGACCTCGACCAACTCCGCAGCACTGGGCGATCGCTTATGCCAGAAGGTTTTGAGAAGGTGCTTGATCAACAAGCGATGGCCGATTTGGTTTTCTATTTGGCGAACGTTAAGACGCTTCCGGTCGCTAGGGAATAATCTTCTAAGCCAGAATCGGGTGCAGGATGTTTCCATGCACATCGGTCAGGCGGAAGTCGCGGCCGCCGTAGCGGTAGGTGAGACGTTCGTGGTCAACGCCGAGCAGATGCAGCACTGTCGCCCAGAGATCGTAGATATTGCAGACATCTTCGATCGCATAATAGCCGAGTTCATCTGTAGCACCATAAATAGTGCCTCCCTTGATTCCTCCACCTGCCATCCAGACGCTAAAGCCAAACGGATTGTGATCGCGGCCATTAGAACCTTGCGAGAATGGTGTGCGACCGAATTCGCCTGCCCAGACAACCAACGTTTCGTCCAGTAAGCCGCGTCGCTTCAAGTCGGTAATCAGACCAGCAATGGGTTGATCGACCTGAGCGGACATGTTGCGGTGCCCCGCTTCTAAGCCGCCATGCTGATCCCACGGATTCGCAGCTTGACCACCTCCGGGCGTTTGTGGCAAGCATGACAGTTCTACAAAGCGAACACCACGTTCAATCAGACGGCGCGCTAGCAGGCATTGCCGGCCGTAAGCTGCCGTTTGAGGCTGATCGGAATCAAGTCCGTATAACGCCTGCGTCTCGGCCGTTTCGCCACCGATGTCACACAATTCCGGAACCGCGGTTTGCATTCGAAAAGCGGTTTCGTAATTCTTGATCGCGGCTTCGACTTGCACGTCCTGCGAGGTTGTATCAAGAAACTCTTGGTCGAACGACTGGGCGAATGCCATTCGCTGTTTTTGAATGTCTGGCAAAGTCGTTGGCGTGATATTGCGTATCGCTGGGGATTGATCGGCCTGCAGGATCGAACCTTGATGTTGGGCGGGAAGAAAGCCGTTACTGAACAGGCTAACGCCACCATGTGGAGCGGTGGCTCCACCACTTTGCAGGACAACATAACCAGGCAGGTCGGCCGTTTCATTCCCTAAGCCGTAGGCACACCACGCTCCGGCACTGGGATAACCCATAAACGGAAAACCGGTGTGCAAAGCGAAGTTGCCTTGGGCGTGCTCGTTCACCTTCGTGGTCATCGAGCGGATCACGGCCAACTCGTCGACCACTTGTCCAATTTTCGGAAACATATTGCTCACGGGGATGCCGCTCTCGCCGTAGTTGCGAAAAGCGAACGGACTTCCCATAACGTTGCCGTCGTTATTGAACTGCGTACGCTGAACCTGAACTGGCATCGGCTTACCGTCCAGTTCACGAAGCTTTGGCTTGGGGTCGAAAGAATCAACGTGCGACACGCCGCCTGACATGAAGCAGAAAATAACCCGCTTCGCTTTAGCGGGGTGGTGCGTAGCGGAAAGCGCCGCGCCAGCGGGAAGACCTAACGATTCCGCGGTAGCCGACTCGTGTATAAGACCGGCTAGGGCGGTCGCGCCAAAGCCTGCAGAAACTTTACGGAGCAGCGTTCGCCGTGAGAAGTTACCGTACATAGATGAACTCCTTGAAAGTGACCAACGCGCGGGCAAGTTCTTTCCAAGGTAGGAGGTCATCGGCGGTATCAATGACATCAACCTTCTCGAACTGCCAGTTAAGGGTAGCGATCTTCTCTTCCAATTGCTCTGCTTTTTGACGCGTCTCAATGTCCATTGCTTCCAAGACTTTTCGCTCGGTAACTCCGGTCGGTCCAAGGCGGGCAGTTTGAGCGATCTGTTCGTCGGTTAGCGCACGATCATAAAGCTGAGCTTGGAAGACCTTACCCGAAAGAAAGCGATTGCCAGTACCTGGCAAATGACGAAGCCCGAGCGTGACGACCGTATTGCCCGAGGTGAAAGGAAAGGGACCGCTACTTTGATATGCTTTGCCGTAGGCAACGCCGTCGCGATAGCCGATGATTCGTCCATCCGCGCGATAAACGATCGCCACATGGACAGGCCGCTCCGTTGCTTCGGCTTCCGTTAACCCCGAGAACGTTTGCGTTCGGACGAAACTGTTACTTCCTGCCAGCCAATGACCTGCTTGCTGTTCTCCGAAAACGATTGCGTCGAACACATTACCGTTAGGAAGTTGCACGCTCATCACGCCGCCGCCGCGCTGCGTTAAGTTATCGAGCTGAACCCACGCTTCCAAGGTTTTGGCTGTGAGGTTTTGCTGGAGGGGAGCGGTCACCAGATAACCTTGATTGCTGAGCACCAGTGCGTCCCCATCTACCGTGGCACCGCCGACCAAAGTTCCATCAGCGGAACCGATTTGATCTTTCGTCGACTTTGCGAAATCCCACTTGGCGATCGGTTTTACCGCATCGGCAGGCAAAGTGGTCCGTTCGATCTGCCGTGCGTCTTCCAGTTTCGCTCGAATTGGTTGCTTAAGCTGCGAAAGTTGGCGAGTCAGAGAGTAAACTTCCTCACGCAAGGCCAATTGTTGCTGCCGAGCGGAGGCAGAACGCTTGCGAATCAGAGACAAGTAGGCTTCGCTGCGGGCAATCTCCTCGGAAGTCGCTGCGCGTCCGAAGGCCGTCGCGAACATGCGTTGAATACGGGCCTCGTCCGTGGGGAGTTCACGATCCGTGGCGATTTGGTTCGCCCAGTTGTCGGCATATGCTTCGACTAGAGGATCGTTCAAAAGAGTTAGCGACTGCGCGGGTACGTTGGTGACATCACGCCGCCCGACCGTGCTGAAGGGCTCGGGAAAATCGAAAACGCGAAGCAGTGGATTCAAGTCGTTGCGAATCACACGCACGTAAATACTTCTCCGTGGCATTTGGTCGCTAACCGGTGGTCCGAAGGAAGTGTGATCGAGTTGACCAGAAACCGACAATAGCCAATCGCGGATGGCCTCGGCCTCCATGCGACGAACGTTGGCTCGGGCCAGATAGCGGTTCTCGGGATCTTTTTGTAACTGCTCTGGTGTCGCGCTCGATGCCAATTGCCAGGTTCGCGACAGAACGATCTCCCGAACTTGCTGTTTGAGTGACCAACCTTGGTTCGCGAAGTGTGTGGCCAACCAGTCGAGCAGTTCCGGATCGCTGGGTTTGTCTCCCATCTTTCCGAGATTATCTGGCGTGCGGACAATTCCTTGACCCATCAGATGATGCCAAATCCGATTCACCATCACCCGCCGCGTCAACGGATTGTCATCGCGAAGGACATCAGCCGCGAGTTGCAAGCGACCACTTTGCTCGGTCGCATACGGCGTGGTATCGATGGCGTCGAGGAAGTGCCGGGGAATGATATCGCCTGGCTTCTTATGGTCGCCGCGAATGTACAAAGCATGGTCTGCACCGTGGGATTCATCGAGTGTAGGAATGCGAGTGGCCACAGGAATCTCCGCTTCCAACTGGCGATAACGCTCTATCAACGATTGTGTTTTCGTCAGTTCAGCGAGTTGATTCGCCAAGAATCCATCACTCAGGCAGGCCTCAAGCAGCACGGCCTGTGCATCACTCAAGCGATCTTCTTGCCAGTCTTGTACGGCTTTTTGGATGGCTTGTTCGTAACAGGCGATCAGGTCATCAAGTGATTGCGGCATCTGCTGCTGCGTTGCGGACAGGAGTGCGGGAATCCACTCAGGACAGTCCGGTGGCGCGGGTTGATCGGGATAACGGATCATCGCACGGCGAATGCCAAACCAGGATCGTTCCGGGTCTTGAACCAATAACGGCGCATCACGTGCCGCGGCGACTTCCAGGTGGATTGTGTCTCCCGACCAGTAATCGACATCGAAGCGAATCCACTGCCAGTTTGGGGCAAGTCGACGGACCGGTTGAATTGTGCCACTCCGAGGATAATCTTGCACAACGTAGCGGAATTGCGATGCGCCGTCGCCGATCGCTTGTACCCAGACTTCCCCATGGGGCTTCAGAGGGAAGTCGCGCGACATCAATCGTGCGGGAAGTTTGTCAGAGATGCCATGCGAGTAGACGCCAGAAGGATAGATTCCCTTCAGAGCTCGGTTTCCGTTTGGCTCGATGGCGAAGAATCCTGCGCGGTTCGGTTCGTCTGGAAGCCCAGCACCGCGTG
This window harbors:
- a CDS encoding metallophosphoesterase; protein product: MPNRPNATGRLIAIGDIHGHAVTLQTMLDLIRPAADDTIVTLGDYVNRGPETCQTLEILSALRETCQHVAILGKP
- a CDS encoding 3' terminal RNA ribose 2'-O-methyltransferase Hen1, whose product is MLLTITTDHQPATDLGYLLHKHPERLQSFDLAFGKAHVFYPEADVQRCSACLLLDVDPVGMVRGKNRNQGDLLGHYVNDRSYVASSLLSVAIAQVLGTAMAGRCNQRPELASTPLPFEARLDVLPVRGGERFLHEIFEPLGYEVEAERYLLDPEFPQWGESVYYSVTIRATVTLSDLLTHLYVLIPVFDNEKHYFVGEDELEKLLAKGGAWLAAHPQKEQISRRYLRNRHSLYRQALSRLLEMESPESDEESPRPAAQEETLERTLSLNDQRHGAVLAALKASGARSVLDLGCGEGKLLRDLLNEKQFEQIVGMDVSFRSLEFAQKRLKLDRLPERQAQRLKLLHGSLIYRDRRLEGFDAAALVEVIEHLDSPRLAALERVVFEFAQPKTVVVTTPNQEYNVMWETLPAGQFRHNDHRFEWTQAEFQAWAQQVAGQHGYAVRFLPVGPEDETVGSPTQMGMFTRRL
- a CDS encoding polynucleotide kinase-phosphatase, producing the protein MNISIPRLSLVILIGPSGSGKSTFARKHFLPTEVLSSDYCRGLVSDDENNQEATSDAFDLLHYVAAKRLARGLVTVVDATNVQPEARRPLVRLAKDYHVLPVAIVLNVPEDVCHERNRDRPDRTFGPHVVRQQRSQLRRGLKGLKREGFRHVFVLDSPEKIEAASIERVPLWNDRTDEHGPFDIIGDLHGCGDELESLLASLGYQNQTSAKTDPVWGDSFYAHPEGRKAVFVGDLVDRGPRVLDCVRIARNMVQHGSGLCVPGNHDMKLLRKLRGKNVKLTHGLAETMQEIDALSDDVRQPLCKQLSEFLDGLVSHYVLDDGKLVVAHAGMKEAYQGRGSGKVREFALFGETTGETDDFGLPVRYNWAAEYRGSAMVVYGHTPVPEPEWLNHTVNVDTGCVFGGKLTALRYPEREFVSVPAAKTYCEPSRPFLPQHDSAETLSAQQLHDDILEAEDVLGKRIVSTRLHHNVTIREENSTAALEVMSRFAANPKWLIYLPPTMSPCETSQEPGLLEHPAEAFSYFRSHGVPQVVCQEKHMGSRAVVVVCQDEEAARQRFGVSEGEMGIVYTRTGRRFFTDVEVEKQLLDRLRAALTATNFWKEFNTSWACFDCELMPWSAKAQELLRSQYAAVGAAGNAALPHAISALTRTFQRMGDDNWRDAYPGLANFESRFNNAQAFVKAYRQYCWPVASIDDLRLAPFHLLATEGRTYLDQNHIWHMQTLGKICQTDPTILLATDFQTVDVTNQASIDEGTQWWLTRTSQGGEGMVVKPLDWVVRGKKGLVQPAVKCRGKEYLRIIYSPDYDSDVNLTRLRHRGLARKRSLALREFALGIEALERFVRREPLRRVHECVFGVLALESEPVDPRL